A single window of Nicotiana tomentosiformis chromosome 1, ASM39032v3, whole genome shotgun sequence DNA harbors:
- the LOC138900467 gene encoding uncharacterized protein, giving the protein MSANAKFLKEILSSKRKLEKTTMVKLNAYCSAILQNKIPQKCGDPGIFTIPYSLGSEKFDKALCDSGASINLMPLSVFRKMEGELGMIKSIPVSLQLADQTTILPEGIIEDILVRVDKFVFPIDFIVVDMEVNKEVPLILGRSFLCTGRAILNICEGQLMLKVSNKKVVFQMKRMMK; this is encoded by the coding sequence ATGTCGGCCAatgcaaagttcttgaaggaaatcctgtCTAGCAAGAGAAAATTAGAGAAAACAACAATGGTCAAGCTAAATGCCTACTGCAGTGCCATATTGCAAAATAAAATTCCCCAAAAGTGTGGGGACCCAGGTATCTTTACCATACCATATTCGTTGGGGAGTGAAAAATTTGACAAGGCCCTCTGTGATTCTGGTGCGTCAATAAATCTAATGCCTCTATCTGTATTCAGGAAAATGGAAGGTGAGCTCGGAATGATCAAATCGATACCAGTGTCCCTACAACTAGCTGACCAAACCACCATTCTACCTGAGGGAATCATTGAGGATATTCTAGTGCGGGTGGACAAGTTTGTGTTCCCCATAGACTTTATTGTGGTGGATATGGAGGTGAACAAGGAGGTGCCTCTAATTCTAGGAAGATCATTCTTATGTACAGGCAGAGCTATCCTTAATATCTGTGAGGGGCAGCTTATGCTCAAAGTGAGCAATAAGAAAGTGGTGTTTCAGatgaagaggatgatgaaataG